A single genomic interval of Gammaproteobacteria bacterium harbors:
- a CDS encoding Eco57I restriction-modification methylase domain-containing protein: MEKSRLRVSRATDAKHKSQLGQFLTPESTARFMAAMFPLANSKVCRLLDAGAGIGSLSSAFLERCAAGGFDFEEISLTAYEIDNVLYPELRETLSPYARTLAFNYEIKSEDFIEGSVNRIQFGAERGFTHAILNPPYKKIGSSSRYRLMLKDVGIETVNLYSAFVALSILLMEKGGHIVAIIPRSFCNGPYYRPFRELLLSRCALQRIHLFESRGTAFKDDDVLQENVIIHLEVGGIQGDVEITSSTDDRFHDLVSHSHVFERIVIPGDREKFIHVPSSSKKVGIESTGIASFSLADIGVGISTGPVVDFRLKQYLRTMPESGTAPLLYPAHFSGHGIAWPQEGIKKPNAMVRNSETEKWFYPTGFYCAVRRFSSKEERRRVVACVVDPSGFSGAEVLGFENHLNVFHEDRHGMSEHLAKGLAMYLNTTMVDEGFRQFSGHTQVNATDLKLMRYPSREALISLGKIADSVGIEQEEIDMAVLRVCGK, encoded by the coding sequence ATGGAAAAATCTAGGCTGCGTGTGTCACGGGCAACCGATGCGAAACATAAGTCGCAGCTCGGTCAGTTCCTCACGCCCGAATCTACGGCACGGTTCATGGCTGCCATGTTTCCACTCGCCAACTCAAAAGTGTGCCGACTCTTGGATGCGGGCGCAGGGATTGGTTCGTTGTCTAGTGCATTCCTTGAGAGATGCGCAGCAGGCGGATTTGACTTCGAGGAAATATCTCTAACGGCATATGAAATTGACAATGTTCTATACCCTGAACTCAGGGAAACGCTCTCGCCATACGCGAGGACACTGGCGTTCAACTATGAAATCAAAAGTGAAGATTTTATTGAAGGCTCTGTAAATCGAATTCAATTCGGAGCGGAGCGAGGTTTTACTCACGCCATACTGAATCCACCGTACAAGAAAATCGGAAGTTCGTCTCGGTATCGCCTAATGCTCAAAGATGTGGGCATAGAGACGGTAAACCTGTATTCGGCATTTGTTGCCCTGTCAATTCTTTTGATGGAAAAGGGCGGACATATCGTCGCAATTATTCCTAGAAGCTTTTGCAATGGGCCATATTACAGGCCATTCCGTGAGTTGCTACTTTCTAGGTGTGCACTTCAAAGAATTCACTTGTTTGAGTCGAGAGGCACTGCATTCAAAGACGACGACGTTCTGCAAGAGAACGTAATCATCCACCTTGAGGTTGGCGGCATTCAGGGAGATGTTGAAATCACGTCATCAACGGATGACAGATTTCATGATCTAGTTAGTCATAGCCACGTGTTTGAGCGAATTGTCATTCCGGGAGATCGTGAAAAATTCATTCACGTTCCTTCCTCAAGCAAGAAAGTAGGTATCGAGAGCACGGGAATCGCATCATTCTCACTTGCCGATATCGGAGTGGGGATTTCAACCGGGCCAGTTGTTGATTTCAGGCTAAAGCAATATTTGAGAACCATGCCGGAGTCAGGAACCGCGCCACTACTTTATCCGGCCCATTTCTCCGGGCATGGCATCGCTTGGCCGCAGGAAGGCATTAAAAAGCCCAATGCTATGGTCAGAAATTCCGAGACGGAGAAGTGGTTCTATCCAACTGGGTTCTACTGCGCAGTGCGTCGCTTTTCCTCCAAAGAAGAGCGCCGTCGTGTTGTCGCGTGCGTTGTAGATCCTTCGGGGTTTTCTGGTGCCGAGGTGCTTGGATTCGAGAACCACTTGAATGTTTTCCATGAGGATCGCCATGGAATGTCGGAGCACCTCGCAAAAGGTCTCGCCATGTACTTAAACACAACCATGGTAGACGAGGGCTTTCGTCAGTTTAGTGGGCATACGCAAGTTAATGCCACAGACCTAAAATTGATGCGCTATCCGAGTCGGGAGGCACTGATTTCGCTTGGCAAGATTGCAGACTCAGTTGGAATAGAGCAGGAGGAAATTGATATGGCAGTTTTAAGGGTGTGCGGCAAATGA
- a CDS encoding NYN domain-containing protein, translated as MNEKSATQNMALFCDFENVALGVRDAKYAAFNIQKVLERLLLKGNIVVKKAYCDWDRYKEFKKAMHEAAFELIEIPHVRMSGKNSADIRMVVDALDLCYTKSHVDMFVIISGDSDFSPLVSKLRENNKTVIGVGVKNSSSDLLVSGCDEFIYYDDLVREPESKRRRRPRAPAKKAARKESEPAAGDDGRPPVNAEPKRDEPADDKQQEALDLVMATVEDLFEERGQEEKVWASMVKQTLKRRKPGFNETYHGFRTFGKLLEELQARNLLDLELDEKSGSYIVRSFHHDE; from the coding sequence ATGAACGAGAAATCTGCCACCCAGAACATGGCGCTGTTTTGCGACTTCGAGAACGTTGCCCTTGGCGTGCGTGATGCAAAATACGCGGCGTTCAACATCCAGAAGGTGCTCGAACGCCTGCTGCTGAAGGGCAACATCGTGGTGAAAAAAGCCTACTGCGACTGGGATCGCTACAAGGAGTTCAAGAAAGCGATGCACGAGGCGGCATTCGAGTTGATCGAGATCCCCCATGTGCGCATGTCCGGCAAGAATTCGGCCGATATCCGCATGGTGGTCGATGCGCTCGACCTTTGCTACACCAAGTCACATGTCGACATGTTCGTGATCATCAGCGGGGATTCGGATTTCTCGCCGCTGGTGAGCAAGCTGCGCGAGAACAACAAGACCGTGATCGGCGTGGGTGTGAAGAATTCGAGTTCCGATCTGCTGGTATCGGGCTGCGACGAGTTCATCTATTACGACGACCTGGTGCGCGAGCCCGAAAGCAAGCGTCGGCGTCGCCCACGCGCGCCCGCGAAGAAGGCCGCGCGCAAGGAATCCGAGCCGGCTGCCGGCGACGACGGGAGGCCGCCGGTCAACGCGGAGCCGAAGCGCGACGAACCTGCAGATGACAAGCAACAGGAAGCGCTCGACCTGGTAATGGCAACGGTCGAGGATCTGTTCGAGGAGCGCGGCCAGGAAGAAAAGGTCTGGGCATCAATGGTCAAGCAGACGCTGAAGCGGCGCAAACCGGGTTTCAACGAGACCTACCACGGCTTTCGCACCTTCGGCAAACTGCTCGAGGAACTGCAGGCGCGCAACTTGCTCGACCTCGAGCTCGACGAGAAATCAGGCAGCTATATCGTGCGCAGCTTCCACCACGACGAGTAG
- a CDS encoding integron integrase: MEKSPRLLEQMRERIRLRHYSIRTEHSYLQWVRRYILFHGKRHPCELGATDVEAFLTHLAVAGNVASSTQNQALSALLFLYREVLRIDLPWLNDVVRATRPRRLPVVLDTREVTSLLAQLDGQRWLMAALLYGSGLRLMECVRLRIKDVELKRLQLVVRDGKGGKDRHTILPASLVEPLQRQMDRARILHDMDLDGGFGAVYLPFALENKYPGAAREWAWQYVFPAASRSLDPRSGIERRHHADEQSLQRAVKQAVRSAGIDKPASCHTLRHSFATHLLENGYDLRTIQELLGHSDVRTTQIYTHVLNRGGRGVISPLDRRS; the protein is encoded by the coding sequence ATGGAGAAATCCCCTCGGCTTCTCGAGCAGATGCGCGAACGGATCAGGCTCAGGCATTATTCGATCCGCACCGAACATTCCTACCTTCAATGGGTGCGTCGCTACATCCTGTTTCATGGCAAGAGGCACCCCTGCGAACTTGGCGCCACGGACGTTGAAGCATTTCTGACGCATCTTGCAGTTGCCGGAAATGTGGCTTCTTCTACCCAGAACCAGGCGCTCAGCGCACTGCTCTTTCTGTATCGCGAAGTATTGCGGATCGATCTCCCGTGGCTGAATGATGTGGTTAGAGCCACCAGGCCTCGCCGCCTGCCGGTCGTGCTCGATACACGGGAGGTGACATCCTTGCTTGCGCAGCTCGACGGGCAGCGCTGGCTGATGGCCGCATTGCTGTACGGGAGCGGTCTGCGCCTGATGGAGTGTGTTCGGTTGCGCATAAAGGACGTCGAGCTCAAGCGGTTGCAACTCGTTGTTCGTGACGGCAAGGGCGGCAAGGACCGCCACACCATCTTGCCGGCGAGTCTCGTCGAACCGCTGCAGCGACAGATGGACAGAGCACGCATACTGCATGATATGGATCTGGATGGCGGCTTCGGCGCGGTTTATCTGCCCTTCGCACTGGAGAACAAGTATCCCGGCGCCGCCCGGGAATGGGCGTGGCAGTACGTATTTCCCGCCGCGTCGCGCTCGCTCGATCCGCGCAGCGGTATCGAGCGCAGGCATCACGCCGACGAACAATCGCTGCAGCGCGCCGTCAAGCAGGCCGTGCGATCGGCGGGAATCGACAAACCGGCGTCGTGCCATACGTTGCGGCATTCGTTCGCGACCCATCTGCTCGAGAACGGCTATGACCTGCGCACGATACAGGAGCTGCTCGGACACAGTGACGTGCGCACCACGCAGATCTATACCCACGTGCTCAACCGCGGCGGGCGCGGCGTGATCTCTCCGCTCGATCGGCGCAGCTGA
- a CDS encoding restriction endonuclease has translation MTTPEIRISEALQVLRELGMPREQLNDRTAICLLALLNISPQKQWRQAENPLLGIRAILDFAREQLGVNYAENTRESVRKYSVKQLVSAGIVLHNPDKPDRPVNSSDNCYQVEAGSLELLKKFGSKEWADSLPAFLEARGTLAAQYAKARDRHRVPVRVRENQEITLSAGPHSDLIRAIIEDFGSNYVPGGELVYVGDTGAKWGYFDIQLLSSLGVQVGQHGKMPDVVMYDRERNWLVLIEAVASGGPVDSGRHVELAELFQQSTAGLVYVTAFPDRGEVFRKFLSVVAWETEVWCASDPTHLIHFNGERFLGPYGAP, from the coding sequence ATGACAACGCCAGAAATTCGAATCTCAGAAGCTCTCCAGGTTCTTCGAGAGCTTGGAATGCCACGCGAGCAACTTAACGACAGAACTGCAATTTGCCTTCTTGCGCTCCTCAACATCTCTCCTCAGAAGCAGTGGCGCCAGGCAGAGAATCCTTTGCTCGGCATCCGAGCCATCCTTGATTTCGCTCGCGAGCAGTTGGGCGTCAACTACGCAGAAAACACGAGGGAAAGCGTAAGAAAATACAGCGTGAAGCAACTCGTATCTGCCGGCATCGTACTGCATAACCCAGACAAGCCAGATCGACCCGTAAACAGTTCTGACAACTGTTACCAAGTTGAGGCTGGCTCGCTCGAGCTTTTGAAGAAGTTTGGCTCTAAAGAATGGGCTGACTCACTTCCAGCATTCTTGGAAGCGCGCGGAACGCTCGCTGCGCAGTACGCGAAAGCGCGTGATAGGCATCGTGTTCCAGTTCGAGTTAGAGAGAACCAAGAGATCACGCTCAGCGCTGGCCCTCATTCGGACCTCATAAGAGCGATTATCGAAGACTTTGGCTCCAACTATGTTCCGGGCGGCGAGTTGGTCTATGTCGGAGATACCGGTGCGAAGTGGGGTTACTTCGACATTCAGTTGCTTTCATCTCTCGGCGTTCAAGTTGGGCAGCATGGAAAAATGCCTGACGTCGTTATGTATGACCGAGAGCGCAACTGGCTTGTTCTTATAGAGGCAGTGGCAAGCGGCGGGCCGGTTGATAGCGGTCGCCACGTAGAGCTTGCAGAGTTGTTCCAGCAATCTACAGCGGGTCTTGTGTATGTCACAGCGTTTCCTGACCGCGGAGAAGTTTTCAGAAAGTTTTTGTCAGTGGTCGCATGGGAAACCGAGGTGTGGTGCGCAAGCGATCCAACGCATCTAATTCACTTCAATGGTGAGAGGTTTCTAGGTCCGTACGGTGCGCCATAA
- a CDS encoding CBS domain-containing protein, with amino-acid sequence MVQSPVKVQADANLVDAIHLILVNKISGLCVVDENNTLIGVLSETDCLRGVLSATYNDSGIGTVGEFMTSQNLHTASPTDQIIDVAADMLEKKIRRRPVISNDGKLVGQITIRQILRAVKEFSSPVDRTERD; translated from the coding sequence ATGGTGCAGAGCCCGGTCAAGGTTCAGGCCGACGCAAACCTGGTTGATGCGATCCACCTGATCCTGGTCAACAAGATTTCCGGCCTGTGCGTGGTCGATGAAAACAACACGCTCATCGGGGTGCTGTCCGAGACGGACTGCCTGCGTGGCGTGCTGAGCGCAACCTACAACGACAGCGGCATCGGCACGGTCGGGGAGTTCATGACCAGCCAGAATCTCCATACCGCGTCGCCCACGGACCAGATCATTGATGTGGCTGCGGACATGCTGGAGAAAAAAATCAGACGGCGTCCGGTAATCAGCAATGACGGCAAGCTGGTCGGACAGATCACCATTCGCCAGATCCTGCGCGCGGTCAAGGAGTTTTCGAGCCCGGTGGACAGAACCGAGCGCGACTGA
- a CDS encoding mechanosensitive ion channel: MEAVFRPELGIAILVGVLVALLMLALRPANGPSARNALGLLLLCVLAELVAMGSTGLDYPRATRIAANFASFVAGVALVRLGTMMLFRLLLSALRISVVRIAEDLVSAGVLLVWGFVWLGLAGVDLASLVTTSAVITGVIAFSMQDTLGNILGGIVLQLDESMKVGDWVQIDDVRGRVTDVRWRFTAIETRNRETVFVPNSAVVKNRFTVLGSRADSEVRWRRWVWFAIDLGAAPARVCSVLEHAVQDAEIPWVAREPAPSAVLMDVTEGYARYALRYWLREPREDDGTDSRVRSHALAALERAGIRLSVRREERLVVAEDDARREALAADEQVRRLHALGRVPLFASLSSVEKSEVARHLLHAPFLQGDVVTRQGAVAHWLYLVISGDARICDDSGGERRAIASLGPGDVFGERGMLTGEPRSATVIATSDLECYRLDKAGFEGVMRARPDIAEEMSRILTQRVAELDAWRAAGHAKGAPPPTRTDMLAHIRRFFGID; this comes from the coding sequence ATGGAGGCGGTTTTTCGTCCGGAGCTGGGAATAGCGATACTGGTCGGCGTGCTGGTCGCACTGCTGATGCTGGCGCTGCGACCGGCGAACGGACCCAGTGCGCGCAATGCGCTCGGCTTGCTGCTGCTCTGCGTGCTTGCCGAATTGGTTGCCATGGGGAGTACCGGCCTGGACTATCCCCGGGCCACACGCATCGCCGCCAATTTTGCCAGCTTCGTGGCCGGAGTCGCACTGGTCCGGCTTGGCACAATGATGCTGTTTCGGTTGCTGCTGTCGGCCCTGCGGATCTCGGTGGTACGGATTGCCGAAGACCTTGTCAGCGCCGGGGTGCTGCTGGTCTGGGGCTTTGTCTGGCTCGGTCTTGCGGGCGTCGACCTCGCGAGCCTGGTCACCACGTCGGCGGTAATCACCGGCGTGATCGCCTTTTCGATGCAGGACACGCTCGGCAATATCCTCGGCGGCATCGTGCTGCAGCTCGACGAGTCGATGAAAGTGGGCGACTGGGTACAGATAGATGATGTGCGCGGCCGGGTAACCGACGTGCGCTGGCGCTTTACCGCGATCGAGACCCGCAACCGGGAAACGGTGTTCGTGCCCAATAGTGCGGTGGTGAAGAACCGGTTCACGGTGCTCGGCTCGCGCGCCGACAGCGAAGTGCGCTGGCGCCGCTGGGTGTGGTTCGCGATCGATCTGGGCGCGGCCCCGGCGCGCGTATGCAGTGTGCTGGAGCATGCCGTGCAGGATGCCGAGATACCCTGGGTGGCCAGGGAGCCTGCCCCCTCTGCCGTGCTGATGGATGTGACCGAGGGTTACGCACGCTACGCGCTGCGCTACTGGCTGCGCGAGCCGCGTGAGGACGACGGCACCGACTCGCGGGTACGCTCGCATGCGCTGGCGGCACTCGAGCGCGCCGGCATTCGCCTCTCCGTGCGGCGCGAGGAGCGCCTCGTGGTGGCGGAGGACGACGCCCGGCGCGAGGCCTTGGCCGCGGACGAGCAGGTGCGTCGCCTGCATGCGCTGGGCCGCGTGCCGCTGTTCGCCTCGCTGTCCAGTGTCGAGAAAAGCGAAGTGGCGCGCCACCTGCTGCATGCGCCATTCCTGCAGGGTGACGTGGTCACCCGCCAGGGCGCGGTAGCCCATTGGCTGTACCTGGTGATCTCCGGCGATGCCCGCATCTGCGACGACAGCGGCGGGGAGCGCAGGGCGATCGCCTCGCTCGGACCGGGCGATGTATTCGGGGAGCGCGGCATGCTGACCGGAGAACCACGCAGCGCGACCGTGATCGCGACCAGTGACCTCGAGTGTTACCGCCTCGACAAGGCCGGCTTCGAGGGCGTGATGCGCGCGCGCCCCGACATCGCCGAGGAAATGTCGCGCATACTGACGCAACGGGTCGCGGAACTCGATGCCTGGCGCGCGGCCGGACATGCAAAGGGAGCGCCGCCGCCGACACGCACCGACATGCTCGCTCATATCCGCAGGTTCTTTGGTATCGACTGA
- a CDS encoding transposase, which translates to MIRLGAIIDTFEADFLAQYRDRLTSEHYRALAAMKQCRTQASPMMQVQCTGCAHQKRVPHSCGHRHCPHCQHHESQQWLERQMQKQVPAEYFLLTFTLPAEFRALAGVHQRVVYALLLRCAWETVRSFSQNDKQLQGTPGAIAVLHTNTRRLDYHPHVHLVMPAAALDGQRKLWRTKRRKAKGGYLFSHKALAKVFRAKMLWSIEAAGLTLPRRHPHKWVVDCKSVGNGEKALVYLGRYLYRGVIAEKDILACDNGQVSFRYRNAKTRQMERRTVSGAQFLWLVLQHVLPKGFRRARNFGFLHPNCKRLIALLHVLLTFAPARALPWVKERAPIVCSCCGAVMVIVRTRIRSVVCASEPVPLVHSGSALTL; encoded by the coding sequence ATGATCCGCCTGGGCGCAATCATCGATACCTTCGAGGCCGACTTCCTGGCGCAGTATCGGGACCGACTCACCTCTGAGCACTATCGAGCACTCGCGGCGATGAAACAGTGCCGCACGCAGGCAAGCCCGATGATGCAGGTCCAATGCACGGGATGCGCGCACCAGAAGCGGGTGCCGCATTCCTGTGGCCATCGCCACTGCCCGCACTGTCAGCACCACGAGAGTCAGCAATGGCTGGAACGGCAGATGCAAAAGCAGGTCCCCGCCGAGTACTTTCTGCTGACCTTCACCCTGCCGGCCGAATTCAGGGCGCTGGCCGGGGTGCACCAGCGCGTCGTCTACGCGTTGCTCCTGCGCTGTGCCTGGGAGACGGTGCGCAGCTTCAGCCAGAACGACAAACAGTTGCAGGGCACACCCGGCGCGATTGCGGTGCTGCACACCAACACGCGCCGACTGGACTACCACCCCCATGTCCATCTGGTCATGCCGGCGGCGGCGCTCGACGGCCAGCGCAAACTTTGGCGAACCAAACGGCGAAAGGCCAAGGGCGGCTATCTGTTCAGCCATAAGGCGCTGGCCAAGGTCTTCCGGGCGAAGATGCTATGGAGCATCGAAGCCGCGGGATTGACGCTGCCCCGGCGTCACCCACACAAGTGGGTGGTGGATTGCAAATCCGTCGGCAACGGCGAGAAGGCGCTTGTCTACCTGGGCCGTTATCTTTACCGGGGCGTCATCGCCGAAAAGGATATTCTCGCTTGCGACAATGGCCAGGTCAGTTTCCGTTATCGCAACGCCAAGACCAGGCAGATGGAACGCAGGACCGTTTCCGGCGCGCAGTTTCTGTGGCTGGTCTTGCAGCATGTGCTGCCCAAAGGCTTCCGTCGTGCGCGCAACTTCGGCTTTCTGCATCCCAACTGCAAGCGTCTGATCGCTTTGCTGCACGTGCTGCTCACGTTCGCTCCGGCTCGGGCGTTGCCTTGGGTCAAGGAGCGAGCGCCGATCGTGTGTTCTTGCTGCGGGGCAGTGATGGTGATCGTGCGAACGCGGATTCGATCGGTGGTCTGCGCGAGCGAGCCAGTGCCCCTTGTTCACTCAGGGAGCGCATTGACTTTGTAA
- the recD gene encoding exodeoxyribonuclease V subunit alpha, whose amino-acid sequence MITREGLRALQAEGLIRAIDYHFGCALARHAVAEPEAIAIAGALCSIALGNGDVCVDLGAVDGKPFAALGEALDVAALRAALAREPAICAHGGAMASCPLVLDGDRLYLQRYWQSEQRVAARLLELAARAHLPGDETRELLGRLFGEDSPGAGGQKLACIVALTRGFAVITGGPGTGKTTTVARLLVLLAAAARDAGKSLVMRLAAPTGKAAARVGESLAREVAAMRAAGTVEQALLERLPQGAETLHRLLGAGSNGFRHDAQNPLPADLVVLDESSMIDLRLLDALLLALPAHARLVMLGDSEQLDAVEAGSVFGALCTGSGRYSAARAREIEALAGCVVATEEACSPVQDTIALLGHSYRFDAGGGIGRLAAAVNAGDGERANALLDSADPAIARTVYGEHLGDSQMAAIRAGYTELLGALRAGADAQQLLALQERFRVLCALREGEFGVAGLNRAIERTLASAGLIDDSTPFYAGRPLLVTRNDHGLRLYNGDLGLVVPGLEGHHEVLFRAPDGSARRLPPGRLPDHETAFAMTVHKSQGSEFDEICLVLPPPSSAPGLAGREMLYTAITRARRRVLFILPEARLEERWFTATKRVSGLRERLTRPECRDARV is encoded by the coding sequence ATGATCACGCGCGAGGGGTTGCGTGCGTTGCAGGCAGAGGGCCTGATCCGTGCGATCGATTACCACTTTGGCTGCGCACTGGCACGCCATGCGGTGGCGGAACCGGAGGCGATCGCGATCGCCGGGGCGCTCTGCAGCATCGCGCTCGGCAACGGCGATGTGTGCGTGGACCTGGGAGCGGTGGATGGCAAGCCGTTTGCGGCACTCGGCGAGGCGCTCGATGTGGCCGCACTGCGCGCGGCGCTGGCGCGCGAGCCGGCGATCTGCGCGCACGGTGGAGCAATGGCTTCGTGTCCGCTGGTGCTCGATGGCGACAGGCTCTATTTGCAACGCTACTGGCAAAGCGAACAGCGGGTGGCCGCGCGCCTGCTGGAACTCGCGGCGCGCGCTCACCTGCCTGGCGATGAAACGCGTGAATTGCTCGGGCGCTTGTTTGGCGAGGACTCGCCCGGCGCCGGCGGGCAAAAGCTTGCCTGTATTGTTGCGCTGACCCGCGGTTTCGCGGTGATCACCGGTGGACCCGGTACCGGCAAGACCACCACGGTTGCGCGATTGCTGGTGCTGCTGGCGGCCGCGGCGCGTGACGCGGGTAAATCGCTGGTGATGCGGCTCGCCGCACCCACGGGCAAGGCCGCGGCGCGGGTCGGGGAATCGCTGGCGCGCGAAGTCGCGGCAATGCGCGCGGCGGGCACAGTCGAGCAAGCGCTGCTCGAGCGTCTGCCCCAGGGCGCGGAGACCCTGCACCGCCTGCTCGGCGCGGGCAGCAACGGCTTTCGTCACGATGCGCAAAATCCGCTGCCCGCCGACCTGGTGGTGCTCGATGAATCCTCGATGATCGACCTGCGCCTGCTCGATGCGCTGTTGCTCGCGCTGCCGGCGCATGCGCGCCTGGTCATGCTCGGCGACAGCGAGCAGCTCGATGCGGTGGAGGCCGGCAGCGTGTTCGGTGCGTTGTGCACGGGTTCCGGTCGTTACAGCGCGGCACGTGCACGGGAAATCGAGGCGCTCGCAGGTTGCGTGGTTGCGACGGAAGAAGCGTGTTCACCGGTGCAGGATACGATCGCGCTGCTGGGTCACAGTTATCGCTTCGATGCCGGCGGTGGCATCGGGCGCCTGGCGGCGGCGGTCAATGCCGGTGACGGCGAGCGCGCCAACGCCCTGCTCGACAGCGCGGATCCGGCCATCGCGCGCACGGTGTACGGAGAACATCTCGGCGATTCGCAAATGGCGGCAATCCGCGCCGGCTACACCGAGTTGCTCGGGGCGCTGCGAGCCGGAGCCGACGCGCAACAGCTGCTCGCGCTCCAGGAACGTTTTCGCGTGCTGTGCGCGCTGCGCGAGGGCGAGTTCGGGGTGGCGGGTCTGAATCGCGCGATCGAACGCACGCTGGCCAGCGCTGGCCTGATCGATGACAGCACCCCTTTCTATGCCGGACGCCCGCTGCTGGTGACGCGCAACGATCATGGGTTGCGGCTGTACAACGGCGACCTCGGGCTGGTGGTGCCGGGGCTCGAGGGGCACCACGAGGTGTTGTTCCGGGCACCCGATGGCAGCGCGCGACGCTTGCCGCCCGGGCGCCTGCCTGATCACGAAACCGCATTCGCGATGACAGTGCACAAGAGCCAGGGCTCGGAGTTCGACGAGATTTGCCTGGTGCTGCCGCCGCCGTCCAGTGCGCCGGGCCTGGCGGGCCGCGAAATGCTCTACACCGCGATCACGCGGGCGCGCCGGCGTGTGCTCTTCATACTGCCCGAAGCGCGGCTCGAGGAGCGCTGGTTCACCGCGACCAAACGCGTAAGCGGTTTGAGGGAGCGCCTGACCCGCCCCGAGTGCCGCGATGCGCGCGTATAA
- a CDS encoding tyrosine-type recombinase/integrase: protein MRSKKKITPHSLRHSYATHLIEAGVDLIEVQKFLGHHSILTTARYTHLTEQTKHHAIDRINGLMDGFDITWGKVK from the coding sequence CTGCGGTCTAAAAAAAAGATCACGCCCCATTCGCTTCGACATAGCTATGCAACCCACCTGATCGAAGCCGGTGTCGATCTGATCGAGGTACAGAAATTCCTCGGCCATCACTCCATTCTCACCACCGCCCGCTACACCCACCTGACCGAGCAGACCAAGCATCACGCCATCGACCGCATCAACGGCCTGATGGATGGCTTCGACATCACCTGGGGGAAGGTCAAATGA
- a CDS encoding GIY-YIG nuclease family protein, translating to MNRLLDIGFKAVGHWLLTDGKLSFNLIRYASERNILYSFVCDGQVKYVGKSVRSLSERLYGYKNPGLTQSTNIKNHNLLKDAIAAGATIEIFALPDRGLIHYGVFHLNLAAALEDDIIRVMNPDWNGSQPKPATVLYQQPSLMATEGVEKVQVVEDAHLALPPVLHRFKFTLQPTYRKAGFFNVGVDAQRYIGSDGETIELFLGKSAKSTLGTINRRANSNETPRIMGGTRLRDWFQSSATVMQDIEVHVMSPVSIRLLSNDG from the coding sequence ATGAATCGCCTCCTCGACATCGGCTTCAAAGCAGTAGGTCACTGGCTCCTTACTGATGGAAAATTATCATTCAACCTCATCCGATATGCGAGCGAGAGGAATATTCTCTATTCGTTCGTTTGCGATGGGCAAGTTAAGTATGTCGGAAAGTCCGTTAGGTCCTTGTCGGAAAGACTTTATGGATACAAGAATCCTGGCCTGACTCAGTCAACGAATATAAAGAATCACAACCTTCTCAAGGACGCCATAGCCGCGGGGGCTACTATTGAGATATTTGCGTTGCCAGACAGAGGACTAATCCACTATGGAGTCTTTCATCTGAATTTGGCGGCTGCACTTGAAGATGACATCATCAGGGTAATGAATCCGGACTGGAACGGGTCTCAGCCGAAGCCTGCAACTGTGCTGTATCAACAGCCGTCCCTCATGGCTACCGAGGGAGTCGAGAAAGTTCAAGTCGTTGAAGATGCACATTTGGCTCTTCCGCCAGTCTTGCATCGTTTCAAATTCACCCTGCAACCTACATATCGGAAGGCTGGATTCTTCAATGTAGGGGTCGATGCTCAGCGCTACATAGGCTCGGACGGCGAGACTATAGAGCTGTTTCTTGGTAAATCAGCCAAGTCAACTTTGGGCACTATAAATCGTAGAGCGAATTCAAATGAAACTCCGAGAATTATGGGTGGAACTAGGCTAAGAGATTGGTTCCAGTCAAGCGCCACCGTCATGCAGGATATCGAAGTGCACGTAATGTCACCAGTATCAATACGACTCTTGAGCAATGATGGCTAA